A region from the Treponema pallidum subsp. pallidum str. Nichols genome encodes:
- the rpsR gene encoding 30S ribosomal protein S18 has product MAEDHPSVDLDTHLSSPRESEESAPKKNRQFYRKKVCRFCTQKLLADYKDPDTLRRFITERGKILPRRITGTCAKHQRRVALEVKRSRAVALLPFVLTE; this is encoded by the coding sequence ATGGCAGAAGATCATCCGAGTGTTGACCTGGATACGCATCTCAGTTCTCCTCGTGAAAGTGAAGAGAGCGCACCCAAGAAAAACAGACAATTCTATCGAAAGAAAGTATGCCGTTTTTGCACGCAGAAGCTTTTAGCTGATTATAAGGATCCGGACACGCTTCGTCGCTTTATCACAGAGCGGGGTAAGATTCTGCCGAGACGCATCACCGGTACGTGTGCCAAACACCAGCGCCGTGTTGCTCTCGAAGTCAAGCGTTCCCGCGCCGTTGCGCTCCTACCTTTCGTTCTGACCGAGTAG